A genome region from Acinetobacter lwoffii includes the following:
- the rpsN gene encoding 30S ribosomal protein S14, with protein sequence MAKKGMINRELKREATVAKYAAKRAELKAVIANVNASDEERFEAMMKLQALPRNASPVRLRNRCGLTGRPHGYFRKFGLSRNKLRETVMQGDVPGVVKASW encoded by the coding sequence ATGGCTAAGAAAGGTATGATTAATCGCGAATTGAAACGCGAAGCTACTGTTGCTAAATACGCTGCAAAACGTGCTGAATTAAAAGCTGTTATTGCAAACGTAAATGCATCAGACGAAGAACGTTTCGAAGCGATGATGAAATTACAAGCATTACCACGTAATGCATCTCCAGTACGTCTACGTAACCGTTGTGGTTTAACTGGTCGTCCTCATGGTTACTTCCGTAAGTTCGGTTTAAGCCGTAACAAATTACGTGAAACAGTAATGCAAGGTGATGTACCTGGCGTTGTTAAGGCAAGCTGGTAA
- the rplE gene encoding 50S ribosomal protein L5, translated as MARLKTRYNDELKAQLQEVLGVKNVMEIPRITKITINMGVGAAAADKKLLDGALSDMQAIAGQKPVLTLARKSIAGFKIRDGWPIGCKVTLRGERMYEFLDRLISIAIPRIRDFRGFSAKSFDGRGNYSMGLKEQIMFPEIDFDKIDRIRGMDITITTTARTDDEGRALMRAFGFPFK; from the coding sequence ATGGCCAGACTTAAAACACGTTACAACGACGAACTTAAAGCTCAATTACAAGAAGTATTGGGCGTTAAGAATGTGATGGAGATTCCTCGCATCACTAAAATCACGATCAACATGGGTGTTGGCGCAGCTGCTGCTGACAAAAAACTCCTTGATGGTGCTCTTTCAGATATGCAAGCTATCGCTGGTCAAAAACCAGTACTTACGTTAGCTCGTAAATCAATCGCTGGTTTTAAAATCCGTGATGGTTGGCCGATCGGTTGTAAAGTTACTTTACGCGGCGAACGTATGTACGAATTCTTGGACCGTTTGATCTCGATTGCGATCCCTCGTATCCGTGACTTCCGTGGTTTCTCTGCGAAATCATTCGACGGTCGTGGTAACTACTCAATGGGTCTTAAGGAACAAATCATGTTCCCTGAAATCGATTTTGACAAGATTGATCGTATTCGTGGTATGGATATTACCATTACTACGACTGCTCGCACCGATGACGAAGGCCGTGCGCTTATGCGTGCATTCGGCTTCCCGTTCAAATAA
- the rplX gene encoding 50S ribosomal protein L24, which translates to MAKIKKGDQVIVIAGKEKGKQGTVLSVSNDRVKVEGLNLVKKHQKPNRATGAEGSVVTQEASLHISNVAVFNATTQKADRVGYQVIDGVKTRVFKSNGESVAVAK; encoded by the coding sequence ATGGCTAAGATTAAAAAAGGCGATCAAGTAATTGTGATCGCAGGTAAAGAAAAAGGCAAACAGGGTACTGTTCTGTCTGTTTCTAATGACCGTGTTAAGGTTGAAGGCCTTAACTTGGTGAAGAAGCATCAGAAGCCGAACCGTGCTACAGGCGCTGAAGGTAGCGTTGTAACTCAGGAAGCTTCGCTTCATATTTCAAACGTGGCAGTTTTTAATGCTACAACCCAAAAGGCTGACCGTGTTGGTTACCAAGTGATTGATGGCGTGAAAACTCGCGTATTCAAATCAAATGGTGAATCAGTGGCGGTAGCGAAGTAA
- the rplN gene encoding 50S ribosomal protein L14 → MIQTETMLDVADNSGARRVQCIKVLGGSHRRYASVGDIIKVTVKEAIPRARVKKGDVMNAVVVRTKFGIRRADGSVIRFDDNAAVILNNNKAPIATRIFGPVTRELRTEQFMKIISLAPEVL, encoded by the coding sequence ATGATTCAGACCGAAACTATGCTCGACGTAGCAGACAACAGTGGTGCACGCCGCGTACAATGTATTAAAGTACTTGGTGGCTCGCATCGTCGTTATGCTTCTGTTGGCGACATTATTAAAGTTACTGTAAAAGAAGCAATTCCACGCGCACGTGTTAAAAAAGGTGACGTGATGAATGCGGTTGTGGTTCGTACAAAATTCGGTATCCGTCGTGCAGACGGTTCAGTGATTCGTTTCGACGATAACGCTGCTGTTATTTTGAACAACAACAAAGCGCCGATTGCAACTCGTATTTTCGGACCAGTGACTCGTGAACTTCGTACTGAACAGTTCATGAAAATTATTTCATTGGCTCCTGAAGTTCTATAA
- the rpsQ gene encoding 30S ribosomal protein S17, giving the protein MSDKTVRTLTGKVVSDKMDKSIVVLIERQVQHPLYGKLIRRSTKLHAHDENNTAKAGDVVTIKESRPISKTKSWTLVEVVEAAAE; this is encoded by the coding sequence ATGAGTGATAAAACAGTCCGCACGTTAACTGGCAAAGTTGTAAGCGACAAGATGGATAAATCTATCGTTGTTCTTATTGAACGCCAAGTTCAACACCCGTTGTATGGCAAATTAATCCGCCGTTCAACAAAATTACATGCTCATGATGAGAACAACACAGCGAAAGCTGGTGATGTTGTAACCATTAAAGAAAGCCGCCCAATTTCTAAAACTAAGTCTTGGACTTTAGTTGAAGTTGTTGAAGCAGCTGCTGAGTAA
- the rpmC gene encoding 50S ribosomal protein L29 translates to MKTKDLREKSVEELTALLDEQQLNQFRLRMAKATGQLGKSHEVALTRQTIARIKTLLTEKQGNGQ, encoded by the coding sequence ATGAAAACTAAAGATCTACGTGAAAAGTCGGTAGAAGAGTTGACAGCTTTGCTTGATGAGCAACAGCTTAACCAATTCCGTCTTCGTATGGCGAAAGCAACTGGTCAATTGGGTAAATCGCATGAAGTTGCACTTACTCGTCAGACTATTGCTCGTATTAAGACCCTCCTTACCGAAAAACAGGGGAACGGACAATGA
- the rplP gene encoding 50S ribosomal protein L16, translating into MLQPKRTKFRKVQKGRNTGLAHRGSTVSFGTIALKSVERGQMTARQIEAARRTISRRIKRGGKIFIRVFPDKPITSKPLEVRMGKGKGSVEYWVCQIKPGKVLYEIDGVNEELAREAFTLAAAKLPFKTAIVTRTVM; encoded by the coding sequence ATGTTGCAACCTAAGCGTACTAAATTCCGTAAAGTGCAGAAAGGCCGTAACACTGGTCTAGCACACCGCGGTAGCACAGTATCTTTCGGTACTATTGCACTTAAATCAGTTGAACGTGGTCAAATGACTGCGCGTCAAATTGAAGCAGCGCGTCGTACAATTAGCCGTCGTATTAAGCGTGGTGGTAAGATCTTTATCCGTGTATTCCCGGACAAGCCGATTACTTCTAAGCCTCTTGAAGTGCGTATGGGTAAAGGTAAAGGTTCTGTGGAATATTGGGTTTGCCAAATCAAACCAGGTAAAGTCTTGTACGAAATTGATGGTGTTAACGAAGAATTGGCTCGCGAAGCGTTTACGCTTGCAGCAGCTAAGCTTCCGTTTAAAACCGCTATCGTGACTCGGACGGTAATGTAA
- the rplV gene encoding 50S ribosomal protein L22, producing the protein MEVTAKLRGAAISAQKARLVADLIRGKSVAHALNILNFSNKKAAVLVKKALESAIANAEHNNSLDVDDLKVSTIYVDEGMSLKRIMPRAKGRADRITKRTCHITVKVGV; encoded by the coding sequence ATGGAAGTAACTGCTAAATTACGCGGTGCCGCTATCTCGGCACAAAAAGCTCGTTTGGTTGCAGATCTTATCCGCGGCAAATCTGTTGCGCACGCTCTTAACATCCTTAACTTCAGCAACAAAAAAGCTGCAGTTCTAGTTAAGAAAGCGTTGGAATCTGCGATTGCAAATGCTGAACACAATAACAGTTTAGATGTAGACGACCTTAAAGTTTCTACGATCTACGTTGATGAAGGCATGAGCCTGAAACGTATTATGCCACGTGCTAAAGGCCGTGCAGATCGTATTACTAAGCGTACTTGTCACATCACCGTTAAGGTAGGGGTTTGA
- the rpsS gene encoding 30S ribosomal protein S19 has translation MPRSLKKGPFVDAHLFAKVEAAIAANNRKPIKTWSRRSMILPDFVGLTISVHNGRNHVPVIVSEHMVGHKLGEFAPTRTYRGHGVDKKSKR, from the coding sequence ATGCCTCGTTCTCTGAAAAAAGGCCCATTCGTCGATGCGCACTTGTTCGCTAAGGTTGAAGCGGCTATCGCGGCTAATAACCGTAAGCCGATCAAAACTTGGTCGCGTCGTTCGATGATCCTCCCGGATTTTGTTGGTTTAACAATTTCTGTACACAATGGCCGTAACCACGTTCCTGTGATCGTTTCTGAGCACATGGTTGGTCACAAGCTTGGTGAATTTGCACCAACTCGTACCTATCGCGGTCACGGTGTTGACAAGAAATCTAAACGTTAA
- the rplB gene encoding 50S ribosomal protein L2, with protein MPIQKCKPTSPGRRFVEKVVHDHLHKGAPYSPLVEAKKRTGGRNNNGHITTRHVGGGHKQHYRLVDFKRNKDGIPATVERIEYDPNRTAHIALVLYADGERRYIIAPKGLRAGDKVQSGNDAPIRPGNCLPLRNMPIGSTLHNIELKIGKGAQLARSAGTSVQLLGRDGSYAIVRLRSGEMRKIHVECRAVLGEVSNSESNLRSLGKAGASRWRGVRPTVRGMAMNPVDHPHGGGEGRNKGIQPVSPWGQKAKGYKTRTNKRTTKMIIRDRRVK; from the coding sequence ATGCCTATTCAAAAATGTAAGCCAACGTCTCCAGGACGTCGCTTTGTAGAGAAAGTGGTTCACGATCACCTTCACAAAGGCGCACCATACTCTCCGTTGGTTGAAGCTAAAAAACGTACTGGCGGCCGTAATAACAACGGTCACATCACGACTCGTCACGTTGGTGGCGGTCACAAGCAGCACTACCGTCTAGTTGACTTTAAACGTAACAAAGATGGTATTCCTGCAACTGTAGAGCGTATCGAATACGATCCTAACCGTACTGCACACATTGCACTTGTATTGTATGCTGATGGTGAGCGTCGTTATATCATCGCTCCTAAAGGCCTTCGCGCTGGCGATAAAGTACAGTCTGGTAACGATGCTCCAATTCGTCCAGGTAACTGCTTGCCGCTTCGCAACATGCCTATCGGTTCTACTCTTCACAACATCGAACTTAAAATCGGTAAAGGCGCGCAGTTAGCTCGTTCAGCTGGTACTTCAGTTCAGCTGTTGGGTCGTGACGGTTCTTACGCTATCGTTCGTCTGCGTTCAGGCGAGATGCGTAAAATTCACGTTGAATGCCGTGCTGTGTTAGGTGAAGTATCTAACTCAGAAAGCAACCTTCGTTCACTAGGTAAAGCGGGTGCATCACGCTGGCGTGGTGTTCGTCCTACCGTTCGTGGTATGGCGATGAACCCAGTTGACCATCCACATGGTGGTGGTGAAGGGCGTAACAAAGGTATTCAACCTGTAAGCCCATGGGGTCAAAAAGCTAAAGGGTACAAGACACGTACCAATAAGCGTACGACTAAGATGATTATTCGCGACCGTCGCGTTAAGTAA
- the rplW gene encoding 50S ribosomal protein L23 — MNNERIYQVLQGPVFSEKAQVLGETAGVQVFKVALNANKLEIKKAVEQLFGVEVVKVNTTITKGKSKRFGKTLGRRSDVKKAYVTLKAGQDVEMADLGDTAESTAE, encoded by the coding sequence ATGAACAACGAACGTATCTATCAAGTCCTGCAAGGACCTGTATTCTCAGAAAAAGCACAAGTTTTAGGTGAAACTGCTGGTGTTCAAGTGTTTAAAGTTGCATTAAATGCAAACAAGCTTGAAATCAAAAAAGCAGTGGAACAACTCTTTGGTGTGGAAGTTGTTAAAGTTAACACGACTATCACTAAAGGTAAGTCTAAACGCTTTGGTAAAACATTAGGACGTCGTTCTGATGTTAAAAAAGCATACGTCACCCTGAAAGCTGGCCAAGATGTTGAAATGGCTGACTTGGGCGATACCGCTGAAAGCACAGCGGAATAA
- the rplD gene encoding 50S ribosomal protein L4 yields MNLNTVSGSAVELSEVAFGREFNEALVHQVVTAYLAGGRQGSKAQKSRADVSGGGRKPFRQKGTGRARAGSIRSPIWVGGGKTFAARPQDWSQKVNRKMYRGAMQCILAELVRQDRLVLVEEFAVAAPKTKELLAKLNDLNATRALIVTDAVDENLYLAARNIPHVDVVDAAAIDPVSLIAFDKVVMSVAAAKKIEVELG; encoded by the coding sequence GTGAATTTAAATACTGTTTCCGGCTCTGCTGTTGAATTATCAGAAGTTGCGTTCGGTCGTGAATTTAATGAAGCTCTTGTTCACCAAGTGGTTACAGCTTATTTAGCTGGTGGCCGTCAAGGTTCAAAAGCTCAGAAATCACGTGCAGACGTTTCTGGCGGTGGTCGCAAGCCATTCCGTCAAAAAGGTACTGGCCGCGCTCGTGCTGGTTCTATTCGTAGCCCAATCTGGGTTGGCGGTGGTAAAACTTTTGCTGCTCGTCCACAAGACTGGTCTCAAAAAGTAAACCGTAAAATGTACCGCGGTGCTATGCAATGCATCCTAGCTGAACTTGTTCGTCAAGATCGCCTAGTTTTAGTTGAAGAGTTTGCTGTTGCAGCTCCAAAAACTAAAGAATTGCTTGCAAAACTTAACGACTTGAATGCGACTCGCGCATTGATCGTTACTGATGCTGTTGATGAGAACCTGTATCTTGCTGCGCGCAACATTCCACACGTTGATGTGGTTGATGCTGCTGCAATCGATCCGGTTAGCTTGATTGCGTTCGACAAAGTTGTTATGTCTGTAGCTGCTGCTAAGAAAATTGAGGTAGAACTCGGATGA
- the rplC gene encoding 50S ribosomal protein L3, whose product MAIGLVGRKCGMTRIFTDAGVSVPVTVIEVDPNRITQIKTLETDGYQAIQITTGERRESRVTNAQKGHFAKAGVAAGRLVQEFRATEADLEGREVGGTLTVELFQVGQVVDVTGQSKGKGFQGGVKRWNFRTQDATHGNSVSHRVLGSTGQNQTPGRVFKGKKMAGHLGAERVTTQGLEIVAIDTERSVLVVKGAVPGATGGDVIVRPTIKA is encoded by the coding sequence ATGGCTATTGGTTTAGTCGGTCGCAAGTGCGGTATGACACGTATCTTTACAGATGCTGGTGTTTCTGTGCCTGTTACAGTGATTGAGGTTGATCCTAACCGCATCACTCAAATCAAAACGCTTGAAACTGATGGTTATCAAGCGATTCAAATCACTACTGGTGAACGTCGCGAATCTCGCGTAACTAACGCTCAGAAAGGCCACTTCGCGAAAGCGGGTGTTGCAGCTGGTCGTCTAGTTCAAGAATTCCGTGCTACAGAAGCTGATCTTGAAGGTCGTGAAGTTGGTGGTACGCTTACCGTTGAATTGTTCCAAGTTGGTCAAGTTGTTGACGTAACTGGTCAATCTAAAGGTAAAGGTTTCCAAGGTGGTGTTAAGCGTTGGAACTTCCGTACGCAAGATGCAACTCACGGTAACTCAGTTTCTCACCGTGTTTTAGGTTCTACTGGTCAAAACCAGACTCCTGGTCGCGTATTCAAAGGCAAAAAAATGGCTGGCCATTTAGGTGCTGAACGCGTAACTACACAGGGTCTTGAGATCGTTGCTATCGACACAGAACGTTCAGTTCTAGTTGTTAAAGGCGCGGTTCCTGGTGCTACTGGTGGCGACGTAATCGTTCGTCCTACGATCAAGGCCTGA
- the rpsJ gene encoding 30S ribosomal protein S10, translating into MSNQRIRIRLKSFDHRLIDQSAQEIVETAKRTGAQVCGPIPMPTRIERFNVLTSPHVNKDARDQYEIRTYKRLIDIVQPTDKTVDALMKLDLAAGVDVQIALG; encoded by the coding sequence ATGTCTAACCAGAGAATTCGTATCCGTCTTAAGTCTTTTGATCATCGCCTGATTGATCAATCAGCTCAAGAAATCGTAGAAACCGCAAAACGTACTGGCGCACAAGTGTGTGGTCCAATTCCAATGCCAACACGCATTGAACGTTTTAACGTTTTAACATCACCACACGTAAACAAAGACGCGCGTGACCAGTACGAAATCCGTACTTACAAGCGTTTGATCGACATCGTTCAACCTACAGACAAAACTGTAGATGCATTGATGAAGTTAGATCTTGCAGCTGGTGTTGATGTTCAGATCGCATTGGGTTAA
- a CDS encoding type 1 glutamine amidotransferase has translation MKSHLKVHYFQHIAGEGFGSCYEFLKQHQAHITATEFFALPVDRPLEIEALPAVEEVDLLIIMGGTMSVNDEANFPWLKIEKRWLRRYLSHGKPAIGLCLGGQLIANALGAGVSRNPEQELGWTTVHRVANLPETCFSLPEQFNILQWHNETFELPKGAVHLAENEACRNQMYQLGRNVLGFQFHPEITPETLALFLENEEELAQFSGKYVQNLFELKKTTKQKFIEGNQMLNRAIEYVLAKTA, from the coding sequence ATGAAGTCGCATTTAAAAGTGCATTATTTTCAGCATATTGCTGGTGAAGGTTTTGGTAGTTGTTATGAATTTTTAAAGCAGCATCAGGCGCACATTACCGCGACTGAATTTTTTGCTTTACCCGTGGATCGGCCGCTGGAGATCGAGGCGCTGCCTGCAGTGGAAGAGGTGGATTTGCTGATCATTATGGGGGGAACCATGAGTGTGAATGATGAAGCAAATTTCCCTTGGTTAAAAATAGAAAAACGCTGGTTGCGTCGCTATCTTTCGCATGGTAAACCGGCAATTGGCCTGTGTCTGGGTGGGCAGTTGATTGCAAATGCTTTGGGTGCAGGTGTTAGTCGCAATCCAGAACAAGAACTGGGGTGGACCACGGTGCACAGAGTGGCGAATCTACCAGAGACGTGTTTTAGCCTGCCGGAGCAGTTTAATATTCTGCAATGGCACAATGAAACATTTGAATTGCCCAAAGGTGCAGTCCATCTGGCAGAAAATGAAGCCTGTCGTAATCAGATGTACCAGTTGGGCAGAAATGTATTGGGCTTCCAGTTTCATCCTGAAATCACGCCGGAAACCCTGGCATTGTTTTTGGAAAATGAAGAAGAGCTTGCGCAATTTTCAGGAAAATATGTGCAAAATTTATTTGAATTAAAAAAAACCACGAAGCAAAAATTTATTGAAGGAAATCAGATGTTAAATCGTGCTATAGAATATGTTTTGGCAAAAACTGCCTAA
- a CDS encoding PLP-dependent transferase, with translation MKQDSQTRLIHAPRKAPQAISTIQPPLYRASTIIFNNTDALFNRHWTDDYDYSYGTHGTPTTFTLGDNIAQLEGGLYHLLAPSGLSAINLVNSCFLSQGDEVWVADNIYGPNMEHLRNLEKRYGITVKVYNSIELDTFQPTDKAKLIWLEAAGSVTLEFPDLAGLVKKAQAHHILTALDNTWGAGLAFDAFDFSEEHLSVDMTVHALTKYPSGGGDILMGSVVTRDKTLHHKLFRAHAIQGISVSGDDVAQVQRSLASMQLRYEHQSKSALTLMTWLKQQTEFVQVLHPSDPDSAGHQYWKEICKQGDSAGLVSVIFDSTYVMQDIRNFCDSLKLFKLGFSWGGPVSLVMLYNLKDMRVLEHSHLKDGLLVRFCIGLEYPEDLIQDIQHALEQMKKLKNE, from the coding sequence GTGAAACAAGACTCTCAAACTCGCCTGATTCATGCACCACGAAAGGCTCCTCAAGCGATTTCCACCATTCAGCCTCCCCTCTATCGTGCATCGACCATTATCTTTAACAATACCGATGCCCTGTTTAATCGCCATTGGACCGATGACTATGATTATAGTTATGGCACGCATGGCACGCCTACGACCTTTACGCTGGGCGATAACATCGCACAGCTCGAAGGTGGTTTATATCACCTGCTCGCACCGAGTGGTTTATCCGCGATTAATCTCGTGAATTCTTGCTTTTTAAGCCAGGGCGATGAGGTTTGGGTGGCTGACAATATTTATGGTCCAAACATGGAGCATTTACGCAATCTGGAAAAGCGTTATGGAATTACGGTTAAAGTCTACAATTCCATAGAGCTTGATACATTTCAGCCTACAGATAAAGCCAAACTGATCTGGCTCGAGGCTGCTGGCTCAGTCACTTTGGAATTTCCGGATCTGGCTGGTTTGGTGAAAAAAGCCCAGGCACATCATATTCTGACGGCACTGGATAATACCTGGGGCGCAGGTCTGGCTTTTGATGCCTTTGATTTTAGTGAAGAGCATTTAAGTGTAGATATGACGGTACATGCTCTGACCAAATATCCAAGCGGCGGTGGTGATATCCTGATGGGCTCAGTGGTTACGCGAGATAAGACCCTGCATCACAAACTGTTCCGTGCGCATGCCATTCAGGGCATTAGTGTTTCTGGTGATGATGTGGCACAGGTACAACGCAGTCTGGCTTCGATGCAACTTCGCTATGAACACCAGTCGAAAAGTGCGCTGACATTAATGACATGGCTTAAACAGCAAACCGAGTTTGTACAGGTGCTGCATCCTTCAGATCCGGACAGTGCAGGCCATCAGTACTGGAAAGAAATTTGCAAGCAAGGTGATAGTGCCGGCCTGGTCAGCGTGATCTTTGACAGCACATACGTAATGCAGGATATCCGGAATTTCTGTGATAGCTTAAAACTGTTTAAGCTTGGCTTTAGTTGGGGTGGCCCTGTCAGTCTGGTCATGCTATATAACTTAAAAGACATGCGTGTGCTGGAACATTCACACTTAAAAGACGGCTTGCTGGTTCGTTTCTGTATTGGACTGGAATATCCGGAAGATTTGATTCAAGATATTCAGCATGCACTAGAACAAATGAAAAAACTTAAAAACGAATAA
- a CDS encoding helicase HerA-like domain-containing protein, translating to MGRPIVIAKKTADTTQDIVLHSQLANRHGLIAGATGTGKTVTLKVLAESFSRIGVPVFLADAKGDVSSLAKAGESSPKFDERIKSLNIESIPFAASPVVFWDLFGEQGHPIRTTISEIGPLLLAQILNLNDTQEGVLSAVFRIADDQGLLLIDFKDLKAMLSYVSEHAAEFKAEYGNLSPASLGAIQRNLLALADQGGDQFFGEPALDLMDFLQTDSQGRGNINLLAADKLMNTPKLYATFLLWMLSELFEQLPEVGDLDKPKLVFFFDEAHLLFDNASPALQDKIEQVVRLIRSKGVGIYFVTQNPLDLPESVLGQLGNRVQHALRAFTPKDQKAVKTAAETFRANPEFKVDQVITELAVGEALISCLDEKGIPQIVERGWVMPPHSSFTPISLEERKALMQQSIVAGIYEQPVDRDSAHEMLQNKVAERQQQAQAAEFAKQQSKEQEALAKQQIKEQERLAREQQKEAERAAKQREKLTQDIVGTFAKSAARSLGGSTGQKIVRGLLGSLFGRK from the coding sequence ATGGGTAGACCAATTGTTATTGCTAAAAAAACTGCGGATACCACACAGGATATTGTGCTGCATTCCCAACTTGCCAATCGACATGGCTTGATTGCAGGTGCCACTGGTACCGGAAAGACTGTGACTTTAAAAGTATTGGCGGAGAGCTTTTCTCGAATTGGTGTACCTGTATTCCTCGCCGATGCCAAAGGCGATGTGTCCAGCCTGGCCAAAGCAGGTGAAAGCAGCCCCAAGTTTGATGAACGGATTAAAAGTCTCAATATCGAGTCCATTCCTTTTGCAGCCTCACCAGTGGTGTTTTGGGATTTATTTGGCGAACAGGGTCATCCGATTCGCACTACCATTTCTGAAATTGGCCCGCTGCTGCTGGCGCAAATACTGAATCTGAATGACACCCAGGAAGGCGTTTTATCTGCCGTGTTTCGGATTGCCGATGATCAGGGTTTATTGCTAATCGACTTTAAAGACCTGAAAGCCATGCTGAGTTATGTCTCTGAGCATGCGGCTGAGTTTAAAGCTGAATATGGCAATCTTTCACCCGCCAGTCTCGGTGCGATTCAACGTAATTTGTTAGCTCTGGCTGACCAAGGCGGTGACCAGTTTTTTGGCGAGCCGGCGCTGGATCTGATGGACTTTTTACAAACGGACAGTCAGGGCCGTGGCAATATCAATTTGTTGGCGGCTGACAAGCTGATGAATACGCCTAAGCTATATGCCACGTTCTTGCTCTGGATGCTCTCCGAGCTGTTTGAACAGCTTCCCGAAGTCGGCGATCTGGACAAACCTAAACTGGTGTTTTTCTTTGATGAAGCCCATCTCTTGTTTGATAATGCCAGCCCTGCCCTACAGGATAAAATTGAGCAGGTGGTGCGCCTGATTCGCTCGAAAGGTGTAGGGATTTATTTTGTCACGCAAAATCCGTTGGACTTGCCGGAAAGTGTCTTAGGCCAGCTCGGCAATCGGGTTCAACATGCTTTGCGGGCTTTCACTCCCAAAGATCAAAAAGCAGTGAAAACCGCAGCAGAGACTTTCCGAGCCAATCCTGAATTTAAAGTCGATCAGGTGATTACTGAGTTAGCAGTAGGTGAGGCTCTAATTAGCTGCCTGGATGAAAAGGGCATTCCGCAAATTGTAGAGCGTGGCTGGGTCATGCCGCCGCATTCATCCTTTACACCGATCTCGCTTGAAGAACGCAAGGCTCTCATGCAGCAAAGTATTGTCGCCGGTATTTATGAGCAGCCAGTCGATCGGGACAGCGCCCACGAAATGCTGCAAAACAAGGTCGCAGAACGCCAGCAACAGGCTCAGGCCGCCGAATTTGCCAAACAACAAAGCAAGGAACAAGAAGCTCTTGCCAAGCAGCAAATTAAAGAACAGGAACGTCTGGCACGAGAACAGCAAAAAGAAGCTGAACGCGCAGCCAAGCAACGAGAAAAACTGACTCAGGATATTGTCGGCACCTTTGCCAAAAGTGCTGCCCGCAGCCTGGGCGGGAGTACGGGGCAGAAAATTGTGCGCGGCTTACTGGGTTCGCTGTTTGGCCGCAAATAA
- a CDS encoding globin domain-containing protein: MTPQHIELVQATVPVLRENGVALTTYFYNRMLKNHPELKNTFNMDHQSTGRQPRALAAAVLAYAENITNPGVLAKAIERITTKHVSLDIQPDQYAIVGENLLHSISEVLDVPMDSDLIAAWKEAYMQLADILIGVEKSKYATLASENGGWAGWREFEVAAVNDTDAGKIFTLKAKDGAAIASAEAGEHISVRVQVPEQHIRQPQQFSFDQAQNEQYQITVKAEENPTAFSVAQTLIDHYKVGDVVEVSAPLKL; the protein is encoded by the coding sequence ATGACTCCACAACATATTGAACTTGTACAAGCGACTGTTCCTGTTTTACGTGAAAACGGCGTAGCACTTACCACGTATTTCTATAACCGCATGCTGAAAAACCATCCAGAGTTGAAAAACACCTTCAACATGGATCATCAAAGTACTGGCCGTCAACCACGTGCCTTGGCTGCCGCAGTACTTGCCTATGCCGAAAACATTACCAATCCGGGCGTTTTGGCCAAAGCCATCGAACGCATTACCACTAAACATGTCAGCCTGGATATTCAACCGGATCAATATGCGATTGTCGGTGAGAATCTGTTGCACTCGATCAGCGAAGTTTTAGATGTACCCATGGACTCAGACCTGATTGCAGCCTGGAAAGAAGCGTATATGCAACTGGCAGATATTTTGATTGGTGTGGAAAAATCTAAATATGCCACCCTAGCTTCTGAAAATGGTGGCTGGGCGGGCTGGCGCGAATTTGAAGTAGCAGCAGTGAATGATACCGACGCAGGTAAAATCTTTACACTTAAAGCTAAAGATGGTGCAGCGATTGCAAGTGCTGAAGCCGGTGAACATATTTCAGTACGTGTACAGGTGCCTGAACAGCACATTCGTCAACCACAACAGTTTAGCTTTGATCAGGCTCAAAACGAGCAATATCAAATTACTGTGAAAGCGGAAGAAAATCCAACCGCATTCTCGGTTGCACAGACACTGATCGACCACTACAAAGTTGGTGATGTAGTTGAAGTGTCTGCCCCGCTCAAGCTTTAA